A genomic window from Companilactobacillus alimentarius DSM 20249 includes:
- the nhaC gene encoding Na+/H+ antiporter NhaC yields MNKSKKSINFKEAIAILIVMLIILGTGVIKFGLSPQTPVLVVIGLLVLWAKVRGSNWDEISDGIVDGVKNGIVPIFIFILIGALIGTWIAAGIIPSMMVAGFHMISIRWFVPSVFLVCALIGTSVGSAFTIISTLGIALFGMGQTLGMNPALVAGAIISGAIFGDKTSPLSDSTNLAAAIAEDDLFAHIKNLMWTTIPAFLISLALYAVIGNSGTNANLGKIDTTLNTLNNNFVISWWSILPIALLFICAVKKVPAIATLLLNITVTVGMIFIEKPNTPVKDIAGFIENGFVSKTGNASVDQLLTRGGISSMMGTVSLIFLTLSLGGLLMKFNVIQTAMAPLAEKLKTPGSVVTATILSGIGVNIFIGEQYLSVILPGKAFKGTFNKRGLDNLALSRVLEDGGTVINYLVPWGVASAFAANTLGVPTLSFLPFCFFSLLSPILSIISGFTGIGLKKLPEEKTASSDEVVTA; encoded by the coding sequence ATGAATAAGAGTAAAAAGAGCATTAACTTTAAAGAAGCCATTGCAATACTGATTGTGATGCTAATCATCTTAGGAACTGGAGTCATCAAATTTGGTCTGTCGCCACAGACACCAGTTTTAGTCGTTATCGGCTTATTAGTTTTATGGGCCAAAGTTCGTGGAAGTAATTGGGATGAAATCTCTGATGGAATTGTTGATGGAGTTAAAAATGGAATTGTTCCTATTTTCATTTTTATCTTAATCGGAGCTTTGATCGGTACCTGGATTGCTGCTGGTATTATTCCATCAATGATGGTGGCTGGCTTTCATATGATTTCAATTCGTTGGTTTGTCCCATCAGTTTTCCTAGTTTGTGCACTGATTGGAACCTCAGTCGGAAGTGCCTTTACAATCATTTCAACCCTAGGGATTGCATTGTTCGGTATGGGTCAAACTTTAGGAATGAATCCAGCATTAGTAGCTGGTGCAATTATTTCTGGCGCAATTTTCGGTGATAAAACTTCACCGCTTTCAGATTCAACTAACTTAGCCGCTGCCATTGCAGAAGATGATTTATTTGCTCACATTAAAAATCTAATGTGGACTACGATTCCCGCTTTTCTGATTTCATTAGCATTATATGCAGTGATTGGAAATAGTGGTACGAATGCTAATTTAGGAAAAATTGATACAACTTTAAATACTTTAAATAATAATTTCGTAATTTCATGGTGGTCAATTCTACCTATTGCTTTATTGTTTATCTGTGCAGTTAAAAAGGTACCAGCTATTGCCACTTTGCTTTTAAATATTACAGTCACAGTTGGGATGATCTTCATTGAGAAACCTAATACACCAGTAAAAGATATTGCAGGATTTATTGAAAATGGTTTTGTTTCAAAGACTGGAAACGCCAGTGTTGACCAATTATTGACTCGTGGTGGAATCTCTTCAATGATGGGTACAGTTTCATTGATTTTTCTAACATTATCCTTAGGTGGGCTATTAATGAAGTTTAATGTTATTCAAACAGCGATGGCTCCTTTAGCTGAGAAATTAAAGACACCAGGATCAGTTGTGACAGCAACGATTCTATCCGGAATCGGAGTTAACATTTTTATCGGCGAACAATACTTATCAGTTATTTTACCCGGTAAGGCATTCAAAGGGACTTTCAACAAACGTGGTTTGGACAATTTAGCTTTAAGTCGAGTCTTGGAAGATGGTGGAACTGTAATTAACTACTTAGTTCCATGGGGTGTTGCTAGTGCTTTTGCTGCCAATACATTAGGAGTACCAACATTATCATTCTTGCCATTTTGTTTCTTTAGCTTACTATCACCAATTCTTTCTATTATTAGTGGTTTCACTGGTATTGGTTTGAAGAAATTACCCGAAGAAAAAACAGCGAGCAGTGACGAAGTAGTTACAGCCTAA
- a CDS encoding efflux RND transporter periplasmic adaptor subunit — protein sequence MKKIKIAIWGINVILIAIILFLVLGKGYKNNNNENNYKTYTVQNDGTNYFNGIVQETDKKIVSDEPKSEDESLVATQVTNGDKVTKGQVLFTFYKNMSSDINSVNTEIHQAQLAIQEYNSSEKKTDDQIELSKNQEMLSEAQAKLTKLNETQNRQVLAPINGTYYKDDTGHSYIYGAPVIQGSVNEYSLDKIKVGENVTVVKNDGTKISGNYDQKDSIPYSTRNVSYYHFRVATDEKLPYGMHVQIKNASDGYKIPENTVWSKDTVYVLKNNKKYKRVVTMTKKGQNYYVLDGIKAGDKLVIK from the coding sequence ATGAAAAAAATTAAAATAGCTATTTGGGGTATTAATGTTATTTTAATTGCGATTATTCTCTTTTTAGTTCTTGGAAAAGGCTATAAGAATAATAACAATGAAAATAATTATAAAACTTATACTGTTCAAAATGATGGTACTAATTATTTTAACGGAATCGTACAAGAGACTGACAAAAAAATTGTTAGTGACGAACCAAAATCAGAAGATGAAAGTCTAGTAGCAACGCAAGTTACTAACGGTGACAAAGTTACCAAAGGACAAGTGTTATTTACTTTTTATAAGAATATGAGTAGTGACATCAACAGCGTCAATACAGAAATTCATCAGGCACAATTGGCCATTCAAGAATATAATTCTTCTGAGAAGAAGACTGATGACCAGATTGAATTAAGTAAGAATCAAGAGATGTTATCTGAGGCTCAAGCCAAATTAACCAAATTGAATGAAACGCAAAATCGCCAAGTATTAGCTCCAATCAATGGAACATATTATAAGGATGATACAGGTCACAGTTATATTTATGGGGCACCAGTTATTCAAGGTAGTGTTAATGAATATAGTTTGGACAAAATTAAGGTTGGTGAAAATGTCACAGTTGTCAAGAATGATGGAACAAAGATTTCTGGCAATTATGATCAAAAGGATAGTATTCCTTACAGCACACGGAACGTTTCTTACTATCATTTCCGCGTCGCAACTGATGAAAAATTGCCATACGGGATGCATGTTCAAATTAAAAATGCGTCAGATGGCTATAAAATTCCAGAAAATACTGTTTGGTCAAAAGATACTGTTTATGTTTTGAAAAATAATAAGAAGTATAAACGTGTCGTAACGATGACTAAAAAAGGTCAAAACTATTACGTACTCGATGGAATCAAGGCTGGCGACAAGCTGGTTATCAAGTAA
- a CDS encoding ABC transporter ATP-binding protein — MLKVTNIGKAYGKFTALEDINLEVADGEFLAIMGPSGSGKSTLINILGLLDQSYSGEYLLKGKNYKEVNDNRLSQIRGDQLGFVFQNFKLLTTYSVYENIEIPLVYSKKEQHNKQTLVEDVINKVGLAGKERNRPSELSGGQQQRVAIARAIVNRPNLIIADEPTGALDSKTSKEIMDIFTKLNQAGTTVIMVTHDSEVAKYAMRTVYIRDGRLYSDAESVKNHD; from the coding sequence ATGCTTAAAGTTACTAATATTGGCAAAGCTTATGGCAAATTCACGGCACTGGAAGATATTAACTTAGAGGTAGCTGATGGTGAATTCTTAGCTATTATGGGACCTTCTGGCTCTGGTAAATCAACTTTGATCAACATTTTAGGATTATTGGATCAGAGTTATAGCGGCGAGTATTTGTTAAAAGGGAAAAATTATAAAGAGGTAAATGATAATCGGTTATCACAGATTCGTGGGGACCAATTAGGATTCGTGTTTCAGAATTTCAAATTATTAACGACTTATAGTGTGTATGAAAATATTGAAATTCCACTAGTCTATAGTAAAAAAGAACAACACAATAAACAGACACTAGTTGAAGACGTAATCAATAAGGTTGGATTAGCAGGCAAAGAAAGAAATCGTCCTTCTGAGTTATCTGGTGGTCAGCAGCAACGTGTTGCTATTGCTCGTGCAATTGTTAATCGACCTAATTTAATTATCGCAGACGAGCCGACAGGGGCCTTAGATTCGAAGACTAGTAAAGAGATCATGGATATCTTTACTAAATTGAATCAAGCTGGAACAACCGTCATTATGGTTACTCATGATAGCGAAGTAGCAAAGTACGCTATGCGGACAGTTTATATTCGTGATGGCCGTCTTTATAGCGATGCGGAAAGCGTGAAAAATCATGACTGA
- a CDS encoding ABC transporter permease, whose amino-acid sequence MTEKILIALKSIGKNKNRNFLTMLGIIIGIASVICILAIGDGFAHTVTKGMGDHNTHNKVILQWEATSDYNTDGGFTSNDAAVLEKIPGVNRVKLTSSIVEAGAKVQYKTKHVSIGLNKQPKHLKLIKGNYFTMDNASNGIYISHDLAQKLFKKNALNRLISVDGTIFVVQGIYSANGMTYRPDAYVSKGIFKQLFASQLSRDEVKMYIQPDASKKRIGKEAVKKMKKMGEQKDTGRYSVSNPDQISKQFTKILNGITYFIAFIAGISLLIAGIGVMNVMYITVSERRKEIGIRRAFGATASDIRNQFLIESVVLCIIGGLIGIALGYGLVAVINAFLPFKAVITTYAIILSLSVSTAVGLVFGFIPSNKAAKSELVGLLKEE is encoded by the coding sequence ATGACTGAAAAAATTTTGATCGCTTTAAAATCAATTGGTAAAAATAAAAATCGAAACTTTCTAACGATGCTAGGAATTATTATTGGTATTGCTAGTGTTATTTGTATTTTAGCTATTGGAGATGGTTTTGCACACACGGTTACTAAAGGGATGGGAGATCACAACACCCATAACAAAGTGATCCTTCAATGGGAAGCCACTTCTGATTACAATACTGACGGTGGTTTCACTTCAAACGATGCGGCGGTCCTTGAAAAGATCCCTGGAGTCAATCGGGTCAAACTAACGAGCAGTATCGTTGAAGCTGGAGCTAAGGTTCAATACAAAACCAAGCATGTCTCGATAGGTTTGAATAAGCAACCGAAACATCTGAAGTTAATTAAGGGAAACTATTTCACGATGGATAATGCATCTAATGGAATTTATATTTCTCATGACTTAGCCCAAAAATTGTTTAAGAAAAATGCTCTCAATCGTTTAATATCGGTTGATGGAACTATCTTTGTAGTTCAAGGAATCTACAGTGCAAATGGGATGACTTATCGTCCTGATGCCTATGTTTCAAAAGGCATTTTTAAACAATTATTTGCCAGCCAGTTGTCACGTGATGAAGTTAAAATGTATATTCAACCAGACGCTAGTAAGAAGCGGATTGGTAAAGAAGCAGTAAAAAAGATGAAGAAAATGGGTGAACAAAAAGATACTGGACGCTATTCAGTTTCTAACCCTGATCAAATCAGTAAACAGTTTACCAAAATCTTAAATGGTATTACTTACTTTATTGCATTCATTGCCGGAATCTCGTTGTTAATTGCTGGTATTGGGGTCATGAATGTGATGTACATAACGGTGTCAGAACGCCGTAAAGAAATTGGAATTCGACGAGCCTTTGGGGCGACTGCTAGCGATATAAGAAATCAATTTCTTATTGAAAGTGTTGTTCTATGTATTATTGGGGGCTTGATAGGAATTGCTTTAGGATACGGATTAGTAGCCGTTATTAATGCATTTCTACCATTCAAAGCCGTTATAACGACCTATGCAATTATTTTATCGTTGTCAGTTTCAACTGCGGTTGGATTAGTGTTTGGATTCATTCCATCAAATAAAGCTGCAAAATCCGAATTAGTAGGTCTATTGAAAGAAGAATAG